In Reinekea thalattae, a genomic segment contains:
- a CDS encoding mannitol dehydrogenase family protein, which yields MSSSLPDTSASLANQSLAAAVQQPNYDRSRLKSRIAHLGFGAFHRAHQALYTSEMLDKTQSDWGICEINLFSSQLIEQLRQQNHLFSVLEKGPSQQQVKVCGAITESLHPKLDGIAAVINKLADPDIKIVSLTITEKGYCVDLSNGHLDSENPLISADLKQPEAPQSAIGYIVAALKNRRANGLTAFTVMSCDNMPNNSSIAKQAIIDYATLIDSSLAEWIEREVSFPCTMVDRIVPAMTAQSNEELSQALGVDDPCGVVCEPFRQWVIEDNFVNGRPDWDLAGAHFVDDVTPFEEMKLRMLNGSHSFLAYLGYLGGYSLIYQAIQNATYRNAVTALMTDEQAPSLSLPDSVDLNAYAESLIERFANTAIAHETYQIATDGSQKLPQRVCESLRYHLALGNRAPWLTLTIAGWMMYVCEQDEQGNRIEVRDPMLATIRQHRKGASNARQLAESLLAIEPIFGQDLRQNLGFVTQLSEQLDRLHKLGAEQTIQETLQATKTTTGGQ from the coding sequence GTGAGCTCTTCTCTGCCTGATACCTCAGCCAGCCTTGCCAATCAGTCACTGGCAGCAGCGGTACAACAGCCAAACTATGATCGCAGTCGACTCAAAAGCCGAATAGCCCACCTTGGCTTTGGTGCCTTTCATCGTGCGCACCAAGCGCTCTATACCAGCGAAATGCTCGATAAAACTCAAAGCGACTGGGGCATTTGTGAAATCAACCTATTCAGCAGCCAGCTCATTGAGCAGTTGCGACAACAAAATCATCTGTTTAGCGTATTGGAAAAAGGGCCATCACAGCAGCAAGTTAAAGTCTGTGGCGCCATAACAGAATCGTTACACCCAAAGCTTGATGGCATTGCAGCTGTGATCAATAAGCTGGCCGACCCTGATATCAAAATCGTGTCGTTAACCATCACAGAAAAGGGCTACTGCGTCGATCTCAGCAACGGCCATTTAGACTCAGAAAACCCACTGATTAGCGCCGACTTAAAACAGCCTGAGGCACCGCAGTCGGCCATTGGTTACATTGTCGCGGCACTAAAAAACCGTCGAGCCAACGGCTTAACGGCCTTCACTGTTATGTCTTGTGACAACATGCCGAACAACAGCAGTATCGCCAAACAGGCCATTATTGATTACGCCACCCTTATAGATAGCTCGCTAGCCGAATGGATTGAACGTGAAGTCAGCTTCCCCTGCACGATGGTTGACCGCATCGTGCCGGCGATGACTGCGCAATCGAATGAAGAGCTAAGCCAAGCATTAGGTGTCGATGACCCTTGCGGTGTCGTCTGCGAGCCTTTCCGCCAATGGGTGATCGAAGATAACTTTGTCAACGGCCGTCCAGATTGGGATCTCGCCGGTGCGCACTTTGTCGATGATGTGACGCCGTTCGAAGAAATGAAATTACGTATGCTAAATGGCAGCCATTCCTTTTTAGCTTACCTAGGCTATTTAGGAGGCTATTCACTGATATATCAGGCTATTCAAAATGCCACTTACCGTAACGCCGTGACAGCTTTAATGACCGATGAACAGGCACCGAGCCTTTCGCTACCAGACAGCGTCGACCTCAACGCCTACGCAGAATCTCTGATTGAGCGCTTTGCCAATACCGCCATTGCCCACGAAACCTATCAGATCGCAACAGACGGTAGCCAAAAATTGCCACAACGAGTGTGCGAGTCGTTGCGCTACCACCTTGCATTGGGCAACCGAGCACCATGGCTGACACTGACGATCGCAGGCTGGATGATGTATGTCTGCGAGCAAGATGAACAGGGCAACAGGATAGAGGTGCGTGACCCGATGCTGGCAACCATTCGCCAACATCGCAAAGGCGCCAGCAATGCTCGGCAATTAGCAGAAAGCCTGTTAGCCATTGAACCGATTTTTGGCCAAGATCTAAGACAGAACTTAGGCTTTGTGACACAACTTAGCGAACAACTGGATCGCCTACATAAGCTTGGTGCAGAACAGACGATCCAAGAAACGTTACAGGCAACTAAAACAACAACAGGAGGCCAGTAG
- a CDS encoding class I mannose-6-phosphate isomerase gives MIHKSKLIRFLPNRVWRTYTGGKVLDCLENKTDPQDSHFPEDWIGSTTRAINPDREHISEGISSAVIGADIVAFDELLRTDPAYFLGEQHVEQFGANPMLLVKFLDSSVRLHFQAHPTAEFARKHLNSNHGKAEGYYILQVREGIENPYVYVGFQHPPAKKDFKAMIEQQDIEAIERCFEKVPVKPGDCLFIPGGAPHAIGEGILMLEIMEPSDWAVRFEFTKSGYTMPESARFMNRDLDFCMQVFDFSQLTVAQAIEKFQQPAKRLREFNAASFQDSLIDQRATDKFRVKRSTLVGQVEKSEDDFYIGIVTKGQCAITIGEETTLLKTFDRFFCPAGVESLLIDSTDGVEILECFPPLVAQP, from the coding sequence ATGATCCATAAAAGCAAACTCATTCGCTTTTTACCGAATCGTGTCTGGCGCACATACACCGGCGGCAAGGTGCTGGATTGCTTAGAAAACAAAACCGACCCTCAGGATAGTCACTTTCCAGAAGACTGGATTGGCTCGACCACACGTGCCATTAACCCAGACCGAGAACATATTTCTGAGGGTATTTCCAGCGCCGTCATCGGTGCCGACATTGTCGCCTTCGACGAACTATTACGCACCGACCCAGCTTACTTTTTGGGTGAGCAACACGTCGAACAATTCGGCGCTAACCCAATGCTGCTGGTTAAATTTTTAGACTCTTCCGTGCGCTTACATTTTCAAGCTCACCCAACAGCAGAGTTTGCTCGCAAACACCTCAACAGCAATCACGGTAAAGCCGAAGGTTATTATATTTTGCAGGTTCGTGAAGGCATCGAGAATCCTTATGTCTATGTTGGCTTTCAACATCCACCGGCCAAAAAAGATTTCAAAGCCATGATTGAACAGCAAGACATCGAAGCCATTGAGCGCTGCTTCGAGAAAGTGCCGGTAAAGCCGGGCGACTGTTTGTTTATTCCCGGCGGTGCGCCACACGCCATTGGTGAAGGGATTTTGATGCTCGAAATCATGGAACCTTCGGATTGGGCAGTGCGGTTTGAATTCACCAAATCTGGCTACACCATGCCCGAGAGTGCGCGCTTTATGAATCGCGATTTAGACTTTTGCATGCAGGTATTTGATTTTAGCCAACTGACCGTTGCGCAAGCGATTGAGAAGTTTCAGCAGCCAGCAAAACGCTTGCGCGAATTTAACGCTGCAAGTTTTCAGGACTCACTGATTGATCAGCGCGCGACCGATAAATTTCGCGTTAAACGCTCAACCCTTGTTGGCCAAGTCGAAAAGTCGGAAGACGATTTTTACATCGGCATTGTCACCAAAGGCCAATGCGCCATCACCATCGGCGAAGAAACCACCCTATTAAAAACTTTTGATCGCTTCTTCTGCCCTGCGGGTGTTGAGTCACTGCTTATCGATTCGACTGATGGCGTTGAAATTTTAGAATGCTTCCCGCCGTTAGTGGCACAACCGTAA
- the gpmI gene encoding 2,3-bisphosphoglycerate-independent phosphoglycerate mutase yields the protein MAKGKSAILIILDGFGYTETSASNAIEQADNPVWNRLWETYPRTLIKTSGMDVGLPDGQMGNSEVGHMNIGAGRVVYQSLTRVTKAIADGDFFENEALIKSVDAAVAKGKAVHLLGLLSPGGVHAHVDHMHAMVDLAVKRGAKKVYVHAFLDGRDTPPRSAKASIEGLEAKMQALGVGGIVSLVGRFYAMDRDNRWERVQVAYDLLTQGKAGIVAKTPLEALEAAYAQDKDDEFCPASSIRADGGEPVVMEDGDSVVFMNFRPDRAREIVRGLIQKDLESDLDRTVMPEFSGFVTLTEYASDIDCDVAYPPASLANTIGEVVQSAGGKQLRIAETEKYAHVTFFMNGGREEEFTGETRILVPSPKVATYDLQPEMNAPIVTEKLVEAIQSEEFDLIICNYANCDMVGHTGSLEAAIKAVEAMDVALDAVTNAALETGAEMLITADHGNCEVMVDPETGGAMTAHTTFPVPLVYVSKNIEGVTLHEGALCDLAPTLLDMIGIDAPAEMTGKSLFK from the coding sequence ATGGCAAAGGGCAAGTCGGCGATCCTTATCATCTTGGACGGCTTTGGTTATACCGAGACGTCAGCGTCAAACGCGATTGAGCAAGCGGATAATCCAGTATGGAACCGTTTATGGGAAACCTACCCACGCACATTGATCAAAACATCGGGCATGGATGTTGGCCTTCCAGACGGCCAAATGGGTAACTCCGAAGTCGGTCACATGAATATCGGTGCGGGTCGAGTGGTTTATCAATCGCTAACTCGTGTTACTAAAGCCATTGCTGATGGTGACTTCTTTGAAAACGAAGCCTTAATTAAGTCGGTTGATGCCGCTGTTGCTAAAGGCAAGGCAGTGCACCTTTTAGGTCTGTTAAGCCCAGGTGGCGTACATGCGCACGTTGATCATATGCACGCAATGGTTGATTTAGCCGTTAAGCGTGGCGCGAAAAAAGTTTATGTTCACGCCTTCTTAGATGGTCGTGATACTCCACCTCGTAGCGCAAAAGCTTCGATTGAAGGTCTAGAAGCTAAAATGCAGGCGTTGGGTGTTGGCGGTATTGTCTCGTTGGTGGGTCGTTTTTATGCGATGGACCGCGATAACCGTTGGGAGCGAGTGCAGGTTGCTTACGATCTATTAACTCAAGGCAAAGCTGGCATTGTTGCTAAGACTCCGCTAGAAGCTCTAGAAGCAGCTTATGCTCAAGATAAAGACGACGAATTCTGCCCAGCTTCATCGATCCGTGCCGACGGTGGTGAGCCGGTTGTTATGGAAGATGGCGACTCGGTTGTGTTTATGAACTTCCGCCCTGACCGTGCGCGTGAAATTGTTCGTGGTTTAATCCAAAAAGATTTGGAATCTGACCTAGACCGCACCGTTATGCCTGAGTTCAGCGGCTTTGTTACCCTGACTGAGTACGCTTCAGATATCGATTGCGATGTTGCTTATCCGCCAGCAAGCTTAGCCAACACCATTGGTGAAGTTGTACAAAGCGCTGGTGGCAAACAATTACGTATTGCAGAAACAGAAAAGTATGCGCACGTGACGTTCTTTATGAATGGCGGGCGTGAAGAAGAGTTCACTGGCGAAACTCGTATTTTGGTGCCGTCACCTAAGGTTGCCACTTACGACTTACAGCCAGAAATGAACGCGCCAATCGTGACAGAAAAATTGGTTGAAGCGATTCAGTCTGAAGAATTCGATCTGATCATCTGTAACTACGCAAACTGCGATATGGTGGGTCACACCGGTAGCCTAGAAGCTGCAATTAAAGCAGTAGAAGCGATGGATGTTGCACTAGATGCTGTCACCAATGCAGCACTAGAAACCGGTGCAGAAATGTTAATCACGGCAGACCATGGTAACTGTGAAGTGATGGTTGACCCTGAAACGGGCGGTGCCATGACAGCGCATACAACCTTCCCAGTACCATTGGTTTATGTGTCTAAAAACATTGAAGGTGTCACCCTTCATGAAGGCGCGCTGTGCGATTTAGCTCCAACGTTGTTGGACATGATCGGCATTGATGCCCCTGCAGAAATGACTGGCAAAAGCCTGTTTAAATAA
- a CDS encoding rhodanese-like domain-containing protein, with translation MLEQILEFIANHWVLSSIWAILLLLLLKTESGRGGSSISNQEATQLINKQDAKIIDLRNRDDFQSGHLPNAINIPAKDMQTRMSELSAYKDEHLILVCKTGTTASASGTVLAKEGFNKLHKLKGGMMDWKANNLPVVKGK, from the coding sequence ATGCTTGAACAAATTCTAGAATTCATCGCAAACCATTGGGTACTTAGTTCTATCTGGGCCATTCTTTTACTGTTATTGCTAAAAACAGAAAGCGGCCGCGGCGGCTCAAGTATTTCTAACCAAGAAGCAACCCAATTGATTAACAAACAGGATGCGAAAATTATCGACTTACGTAATCGCGATGATTTTCAATCTGGGCACTTACCTAACGCAATCAACATTCCTGCTAAAGACATGCAAACTCGTATGTCAGAGCTAAGCGCCTACAAAGACGAACACCTCATTTTGGTTTGTAAAACCGGCACCACAGCCAGCGCGTCTGGTACTGTACTTGCCAAAGAAGGCTTTAATAAGCTACACAAGCTAAAAGGCGGCATGATGGACTGGAAAGCCAACAATCTGCCTGTCGTAAAAGGCAAATAA
- the grxC gene encoding glutaredoxin 3, with protein sequence MSTQPHIKIYSSAWCPFCIRAKQLLDSKGVQYEELVVDSKPALRKEMTELCGRTSVPQIWIGETHVGGCDDLYALEQGKKLDALLTN encoded by the coding sequence ATGTCAACCCAGCCGCATATTAAAATATACAGTTCTGCTTGGTGCCCGTTTTGTATTCGCGCTAAACAATTACTCGACAGCAAAGGCGTGCAATATGAAGAGCTGGTTGTCGACAGTAAGCCAGCGCTGCGTAAAGAAATGACCGAACTTTGTGGCCGCACCAGCGTACCGCAAATATGGATTGGCGAAACTCATGTAGGCGGTTGTGATGATCTGTACGCCTTAGAGCAAGGCAAGAAACTCGATGCGCTTTTAACGAACTAA
- the secB gene encoding protein-export chaperone SecB — protein sequence MTEQQQPQFGIQRVYIKDLSFECPNSPAIFRKEWKPQIKLDLNTQSQKLDEDIYEVVLTLTVSAKLEDDTAFLCEVQQAGIFSIAGFPEETRAQMIGAYCPNILFPYAREAIDTAVVKGSFPALMLAPVNFEALYAQNKAAAENATKN from the coding sequence ATGACTGAACAACAACAGCCGCAATTCGGTATTCAACGCGTATACATTAAAGATTTATCTTTTGAGTGCCCTAACTCTCCAGCGATTTTTCGCAAAGAGTGGAAACCGCAAATCAAACTGGATTTAAACACCCAAAGCCAAAAGCTAGATGAAGATATCTACGAAGTGGTTTTGACATTGACCGTATCTGCCAAGCTAGAAGATGACACGGCGTTTTTATGCGAAGTACAGCAAGCGGGTATTTTTTCTATTGCTGGCTTCCCTGAAGAAACACGCGCTCAAATGATTGGCGCTTACTGCCCGAACATCTTATTCCCATACGCGCGTGAAGCGATTGACACAGCAGTGGTTAAAGGCAGCTTCCCTGCATTGATGTTAGCACCGGTTAACTTTGAAGCGCTGTACGCGCAAAACAAAGCTGCCGCAGAGAACGCGACTAAGAACTAG
- the thiI gene encoding tRNA uracil 4-sulfurtransferase ThiI — MKFVVKLFPEITIKTRPVRKLLTKQLAANIRNVLHRVGSGIQVKNGWDAVEVYTPEHATDALNDDVYEALTCIPGIAAVNRVREFELGSFDDIVQNTLSVWRDALVDKTFVVRVKRTGKHDFQSTDVERYVGGGIRQHSDAKGVDLHNPDVLIRLEVREQKLMVIDQRRAGLGGFPIGGADSTVSLVSGGFDSTVASYQMMRRGIRTHFLFFNLGGAAHENGVKEVIYYLWKKYGSSHKVKFISVPFEGVVEEILEQVEDRYMGVVLKRMMVRAANAVAQKLKVDSFVTGEALSQVSSQTMMNLRLIDEVSDRLVIRPLAVSDKQTIVDAAREIGAASFVERIPEYCGVISKKPNAACKRDDVVRAEQPFAMCVLDQALQSAKVELIDEMVWQPTLEMEQALNDKIDRQQAVIIDVRHPNEIEQAPLEVAGQDIIQMPFYSLNRQFKTLDQQREYLLYCDKGVMSKMHALHLADNGFKNVGVFRLAE; from the coding sequence ATGAAATTTGTTGTAAAGCTATTCCCAGAAATCACCATTAAGACTCGTCCGGTTAGAAAGCTACTCACTAAGCAGTTGGCCGCGAACATTCGTAATGTGCTGCATCGCGTCGGCTCCGGTATCCAAGTTAAAAATGGCTGGGATGCGGTTGAAGTCTACACGCCTGAACACGCAACCGATGCGCTGAATGACGACGTTTATGAAGCCTTGACCTGCATTCCGGGTATCGCTGCGGTGAACCGAGTGCGCGAATTTGAACTGGGCAGCTTTGACGATATCGTGCAGAACACGCTCAGTGTTTGGCGTGATGCACTGGTCGATAAAACCTTTGTTGTGCGTGTTAAGCGCACCGGTAAACACGATTTTCAATCCACCGATGTTGAGCGTTATGTCGGTGGCGGTATTCGCCAACACAGTGATGCCAAAGGCGTCGATTTGCATAACCCTGATGTTTTGATCCGCCTCGAAGTGCGTGAGCAAAAACTGATGGTGATCGATCAGCGTCGAGCTGGCTTGGGCGGCTTCCCGATTGGCGGTGCTGACTCTACTGTGTCGTTGGTCAGTGGCGGTTTTGACTCCACCGTCGCTTCTTACCAAATGATGCGTCGCGGTATTCGCACGCACTTTTTGTTTTTTAATTTGGGTGGTGCGGCGCACGAAAACGGCGTTAAAGAAGTCATCTATTATTTGTGGAAAAAATACGGCAGCTCACACAAGGTTAAGTTTATATCGGTGCCTTTTGAAGGCGTGGTTGAAGAAATTTTAGAGCAGGTCGAAGACCGCTACATGGGCGTGGTGTTAAAGCGCATGATGGTGCGTGCTGCTAATGCCGTGGCACAAAAATTAAAGGTCGACTCATTTGTTACTGGTGAGGCGCTGTCGCAAGTTTCCAGCCAAACGATGATGAACTTACGGTTGATCGATGAAGTTTCTGATCGACTGGTGATTCGTCCACTCGCAGTTTCAGACAAGCAAACCATTGTTGATGCGGCGCGTGAAATTGGTGCGGCGAGTTTTGTTGAGCGTATTCCTGAATACTGCGGCGTGATTTCTAAAAAACCAAATGCCGCCTGTAAGCGTGATGATGTTGTTCGCGCCGAGCAACCGTTTGCCATGTGCGTGCTTGATCAGGCTTTGCAATCGGCAAAAGTTGAGTTGATCGATGAGATGGTTTGGCAGCCGACGTTAGAGATGGAACAGGCGTTAAACGATAAGATCGATCGACAGCAAGCGGTGATTATCGATGTTCGTCACCCGAACGAGATTGAGCAAGCGCCATTAGAAGTGGCCGGCCAAGATATTATCCAGATGCCGTTCTACAGTTTGAACCGACAGTTTAAAACACTCGATCAACAGCGCGAGTATTTGCTCTATTGCGATAAGGGTGTGATGAGTAAAATGCACGCCTTGCACCTAGCCGACAACGGCTTTAAAAACGTTGGCGTTTTCCGACTTGCAGAATAG
- a CDS encoding serine/threonine-protein kinase, with protein MLEFQQQADAETRLHIEDTDAPLPEKLNPQTRYAFFSTIAKGGKSLIKSCRDLHLGRTVCYKTLRPEFIDNPIESTRLLREARISAMLQHPNTVPTYEVGRDARGNYYFTMKLVHGYTLREVLNYRERYDLVQLMEVITQVANALAYAHSRGVIHRDIKPDNILIGPYGETLLLDWGLAKVWHKDKAQTDDESLIEEVDAGPGMTGEDKLQGTVMYMSPEQIERDPAINFKSDIYSLGAVLYETLTGVTPFQGEVVRELLQQVKTQRPIDPRQASKTRVPAALAQLCMQCLEKDPEKRPASANDVIYLLKDGWQL; from the coding sequence ATGCTCGAGTTCCAACAACAGGCAGACGCCGAAACGCGACTGCACATCGAAGACACCGACGCGCCCTTACCGGAAAAGCTAAACCCTCAAACCCGTTACGCCTTTTTTAGCACCATCGCCAAGGGCGGTAAATCGCTGATCAAATCCTGCCGCGATCTGCATTTGGGCCGCACCGTCTGCTACAAAACACTCAGACCCGAATTTATCGACAACCCTATCGAGTCGACTCGGCTGCTGCGCGAAGCACGTATTTCAGCCATGCTGCAACACCCAAACACCGTACCGACTTACGAAGTCGGCCGCGACGCGCGTGGCAATTACTATTTCACCATGAAGCTGGTGCATGGCTACACCCTGCGCGAAGTGCTCAATTACCGTGAGCGCTACGACCTTGTTCAGCTGATGGAAGTAATCACCCAAGTGGCCAACGCACTGGCTTATGCACACTCGCGCGGTGTCATTCATCGAGACATAAAGCCCGACAACATCCTGATTGGCCCTTATGGCGAAACGCTCTTGCTGGATTGGGGCCTTGCTAAAGTGTGGCACAAGGACAAAGCACAAACCGATGATGAATCACTGATTGAAGAGGTCGACGCTGGCCCCGGCATGACCGGCGAAGACAAGCTGCAAGGCACGGTCATGTATATGTCGCCAGAGCAGATCGAACGCGACCCTGCGATTAACTTTAAATCGGACATCTACAGCCTAGGTGCCGTGCTATACGAAACGCTCACCGGCGTGACGCCTTTTCAGGGCGAGGTTGTTCGCGAGCTGTTGCAGCAGGTAAAAACTCAACGCCCGATCGATCCACGCCAAGCATCCAAAACACGCGTGCCTGCCGCACTGGCACAGCTTTGCATGCAATGCCTAGAAAAGGACCCTGAAAAACGGCCAGCCTCGGCAAACGATGTAATCTACCTATTAAAAGACGGCTGGCAGCTGTAA